AGTGTTGTTCACCCGTGAGCAGGTTAAACGAGGGGTTGCTTGATGAGGGGAACGTACACAGGAGAGATTGTTTGCCGCTGGATTCACTGTTTGATTTGCTCTAGCTGGTTGGGTCATCATCCCCAAAGACAGAATAGACGAAAACAGCACAGGACTGGAAAGCAAGGAGAGGACAAATTTTCTGTTCATCTGCTTAAAAAGATCTGTGAGTACAGAAGGTATGGCTTTAATGTTTTCACATTTTTTGATTAATGTTCAGTAAATTTTGTGCAAACTTGCCTGACTAATTGCACAAATTACTAAATAGAGTAGGCACTATTTTACTAGATAGGGTTTATTGCGTCCAGAGTAAGGCAAGAGGTGCAAGAGCTGAGTTTACAAAAATAGCAAGCCAAAATCATCGACTCTCTCAGCATGAGCTAAGTTCCTGGTAAACTTACTCACAACACAACAAATGAGTAAATCTTGACATGGAATTAACCGTGAGAAAGTAGGAGCAATATTTATTTGGCTATGAGCAAAGAAACAACTCAGAACACAGAACTCAGTAGTCAGAATAATAAACGGTAAAAAGGAACTAAGCCGCCTGTTTTTAAATAAGCGCGCATTTATTAATGGGGATGCCCAACTGAGTTCTTCTTAAATTTCCGGAAATTTATTGACCTAGTATGTAATCTGTATGGGCATAGCAGTATCTTGGCATACCAGATTGGGAAGAAACTCTCTTCACAACAGACCCACAAATTTTGTGGATGCTGTCCATCTACTATCTCATACACTTTTTTGTAAATGTTGCGACTTTATCACATCTTGCTTGGTGCTATTTTGCTGTCGGTGTTAACACCCGTGGGATTTGTAAAATATGCTCTCCCCTACTTGTCTTCTAATAACAAATTGCAACCATCTTCAGTAGCACAAGCCAATGCTGGTCAAAAGCAGGCTCAAACTACATCCGGCAATTCTCAACCAAATGAAGGAAATATCTGGAAGAGTATCTTGGGAAAAACGGCTGCCCCTTATGGCTGGCGGGTTGCTGCTTGTGATGGGAATGCACCCCTACTGTGCGTGTCCTCCAATAGAAAGATTTTGGGTACGGTCGAGATGGGGGTTTACCCACTAGAAAACCAGCCGAATTTCCAACAAATGTTGGCAAAAGCTGGTATTCCACCCAGTTCAAAAGTGGATTACCAAAGCCCCAAGTACCAAACCCAGTTGGCATCAGCACTTAAACTTTGGGTGAGTGACCATTATAGTAGTTTGGAAAAAGACCGTCGGGGTGTGTATGGGGATCGTATTGTGTTTTCCGCTCAATCTCCGCAACAAGTACCTTTTGGTAAACTTCAGGGAATGCGTTACGGGTTTTCAGGAATTAAGCGAGGGGGTGGACTACACGAGCAACATCTTGGTTATGTTGCCTTTGATGGTAAAGCACTTTATGTAATTACCACTGCCTTTGACCCAGCCTCTGAAACTGGTAAGTTCGAGAAACTGGGAAATTTCCAAACTTTTGAGCCTTATCTATCTACAAATGTGAAGGGTCTGAGTTTGCCTAAGTAAGAAAGGCACGGTACTGCCGTGCCTTTATGTAAAAAGAACAAGCACATCACCTGATTTAATATACGTAAGTTGCTTAGTTCATAAAACCAGCCATTGGGTTGATTTCAGTGTAGAAATTTGAAATTTATCCGCCAGTTCTTTAAAATGCAATTTCCTCTTCACCCTAAGACCTTGCTAACACTACTTCATTTGGTAGATGAGTAAAGTCTATTATGGTGATATTCAACGAAACAGGTCTTTAAGAGTATATTGATTTCTAGACAATTATTATTTTCTGATAGGTAATTGGTCAGATAAACTATTACCAATTACCTATAAAACTATCGAGTTAAATTTCAGCTACAGCTCGCTCAATCAGGCGACGTGCCAAGGTTTGCGTGCCTGTATGTTCGTAGTAATTCGTCGATACATCTATGAACGCAGCTAGGTAGTCTAATTTATCATCAGCAAAGTCAATAAAGTTTTGCAAGTTGTTGGCGACCTTTTGCGGGGATAAATTATTCGACGCAACTAAACTGCTCATCCAACCTTTGACTGAGTCAAAGCTTTCCCCGATAAAGTTAAGTTTGCTGCCAGAATCTTGACCGGGGATGTCGTTTTGGATATTTTGGAAAGTCGAGTTTTTCTCTAACTCTTGTGGACTTGTCTGACTAATTGTAGATAATGCTTTGGAGATAAAGCCTGAACCAAGAGGTAACAAACCATCAAAGCAAACCAAGCCAGCCATACGGATGAACGACTCGCCGCTATACTCACCCAAAGACGCGACAAAATCTCCAATGCTGTCTCCGGGAATACCGTTAATTTGGCAAAAGGCGACCAACTCAGCGACTAATTTTAGGGACAGATCAATGGTTTGTGCTTTCTCAGGTTTGGGAGTGACTCGGTTTAAAAAGCCCAATAGAGGAATTTTCTCACCCACTTTGTTCGCCAAAGCTGCTGTACCAAGTGCTCTATCTGTACTATCAACAGTTTGGTAAAGCCACATGGCGCGTTGATATCCCTGAGAACGGTCGTTGTAGAGATAAATCGCTCGCTCGCCAATTTGCTGAATTAGGGCTTCGTCGGTTTCGCCTGTCACGGTTTTAATCGTGTTGACAAAGCCAACCACGTTTTGCCACTCACCAGGAGCGATAAAATCGAGCGATCGCAATGCAGAAACGGTCAAGTTATTGGTTGGAAGCTCATCAACCAACTCAAAAATCGGTTTGCTCACAAATGTCTCCTTAGTAGTCAAAAGTCATTCGTCTTGAGTCATTTGTCACTGGTTATTGGTAATTTTTGACACCCAACAACTTTTATTTCACTCGCGATAGACCATTGAGGTCAAACTTCTGTATCCAAGCTTGGCGATCGCTTGCTGTAAATGACGGGTCACGGGAAATCACTTTGACTTGATAGCGATTGTTTACAAGTATCGCAGTTTGAGTATTACCAAGTTGCCGCGCCGGATAACCAGCAATTTGTGTGGTGCTATTTGAGTAGCTTGCTGCGGTTCCTGGTACGCTACTAGTATCAGAGATAGCTAGCATGGCTACATCTTTGCCGTCTCTTTTCAACTTTGCTTCAGCAAAGCCTTTTTTCTCTTGGGTAAATACGCGTTGGTAGCCATCTTCAGCAGGTGGAAAGAATTTGTTAAATTGAGCACCTTGCGTTGCTTCTCTGGCAACTGCTTGACCGCTTCTTTGTTTACTGCTTTCCTGCTGTACCTGGTCAAAACTTCCGGGTGCTTTCTGAGCGCAGGCTGTGGTAAACAGTAACACACATAATAACAAAGCAGCAAAAATTCTACGCACACGATAGGGGAAAATCATGTTTACCTCCTTATGCTTGACCTTCCAGGCAATTATTCACGTTTCTTTCGGCTTACACCCAAAAAATGAACTTTGCTAATCACTGTTTTGGGCAACTATCAGTGACTAATCATTGCGGTAAGCTATGACAGCATAAAACGGATCTCCTCCCGCAGCACCTATCCACTGTAGGAAATTGGGAAGGGTTGACTGACGGGCAATCACTTCTGGGGATGTAAATCCTGGAACAGCACAGAAGTAACCTTTCACTAATTCAACTCTACTGGCTTCCGTACCCTCTCGCCACGCTTCAATCGCCTTTTGAAAAAACATTCGGTTAGAAAAGCTGATAATTGCTACGCCACCAGGTTTGAGGATGCGGTGCATTTCTGAAAAGACCGCTTCTGGATATTGCAGATACTGTACTGAAACACAGTTGAGAACCGCATCAAAATCCTGGTCTAGTAGGGGTAGCTGAGGATTTTCGTTGAGATTTTGCACAAAGTAATGATTAAACTGAGGATTGCGTGCCAGTTCCTCTGCATTCAGTCCGTGTCCTTCAACATGGGCAAACGCCATCTCTTCTGGTAGATGAGACACCCAACTGCTCATGATATCAAAGATGCGAGTGTTGGGTTTGAGGCGATCACGATATAAGTCCGTCAGCTGTTGAATAAAACCTTCGTCTACATGGGTGACGAAGCGGGGATATTCGTAGAACAGCTTATCATCTGTACTATCTAGCTTATTGCGTTCCTCTGGTCTAAGTGGCATAAACGTCTATTGAGAACAAGGTTGTCTAAAATTTTGTCAATTTAAGTACCGTTTGGCGGAAATAATTGATATACCACCATACGTATTCTAAAAACAGACAAAAATATCAGCAGCCAAACGAAGAATTTGGCTAGTATCAAATCGATGTTGTATAAACTACAATTTCTTCATCCAATTAGGCTGTTCATAGGAGTTTTAAGAGCCTTTCCTCAGGTCACTTTGTTAATTTGGATACTCCCATTATTGCTGTTCAGTTCTGGGCAAGATAGCCTAATGGCACATGATGAAGGGCTTTATGCTTGGCGAGCGCGCTTCATGATAGACTCTAGCGATTGGGTACATCCCTGGTCAACTCCGCATCACAAAACCCCTGGTGCTTATTGGTTAGTTGCTAGTTTCTACACGCTGTTTGGCATCAGTGAAGCAAGTGGGCGATTGCCTAGTATGATTACAGGCATTCTGAGCGTACTACTTGTATACGAAATCGGCAAAATTATCCTTGGCAAAAAAGTTGCTTGGCTTGCTGCTGCCATTTTGAGTGTAGAATTTCTTTGGCTGCAATACTGTCGTTTAGGCACACCTGATGTGCCGATGATTTTCCTAGTCCTTTTAGCAATTTGGTCTTTACTAAAAGCTGAATTACAGCCTAAATATCGTTTTGCTTGGTGTTTTCTGGTCGGTTTTAGTTTTGGCTTAGGCTTCTTAGTCAGAAGCTTTGTGATTTTTTTGCCAATGATCGCTTTGCTACCTTATCTCATTGGGGAACATCGCCGTCATCGTCATCTTACCAACCCCATGTTGTATTTTGGGTTTGTGGTAGGTTTAATTCCCACTTTTATCTGGCTGTGGCTCAACTGGTTGCGATACGGTGATGCTAGTTTGGTGAAATTAATTAACTTTGTGATCAACTTAGGTTCTGGTGAACGCCATCATAACGGGTTAGAGTTTTATTTCTGGAATTTACCTCTAAAAGCATTTCCTTGGGTGTTTTTCAGCGTTTTTGGCTTATTTTTGGTGATTCGTCGTCCTATTCCTCGCTACCAACTCATATTAATTGGCTATCCCCTTGTTTTGTTTACCGAACTAAGTTTTTTCTCCACTCGTTTATCTCACTACAGTCTTTCGCTGTATCCATTCATTGCATTACTTGCGGCTGTGGGGTTAAACTCGCTAGGCAAAATTTACCAGGATGTAGAGACGTTGCACGCAACGTCTCTACAAAAAATTAAGCGCAATCTAAGTTATGGCTTTGCAGTATTCAGTATTTTACTGTTAATAGTGGGAATACTTGCTTTTGTTGGGGGTGATGCCCAAGTCCGCAAGTATGCCCCTTTGGCATTAGCATTAGGATTAGGTTGGTTGATACTACCTTTGGTGTGGATTGCTCATTACCACTTAGGCAAAAATCTGAGTTCTCGTTACTGGTTAGCTGGTTGGTTAGTCCCTGCTTGGATAACTTTGGCTGCTGCTGGTAGTAGTGGCTTTTTAGGGGACTACAACCCTGAGATCAAAACTTTTCTTCAACAGCCTGCGATCGCTCAAGTTTTACACTCATCTCCTATCAACTTTGTAGATATAAGAGGTAAAACTGACGTGTTACTCAAATTTTACACTCCTCACCACGGCAAGCGACTAAAGCTTTCTAAACTGCCAGCCTCTGGCTATGCTTGGATTTCTCATAAACAGATGGCAAACATATCTCAGCCTCATCGGGTTGTTGGTACTGTGGAAACAGTGAGTTTAGTACAACTTCTTGATTAGTTTTGAATTTCACTTTAAAGTTTGTCTTTGTTTGATCAACAGATCCCAAATTCATTTATGGGTTAATTACCAATGTAGAGACGTAGCATGCTACGTCTCTACATCAGCAAAAGATGAATCCAATTAACGCTATAGCCGTTCCTAGTCTGGTGAGGTACAAATTTATCTATATTCATCTGTGTCCATCTGTGGTTAATTACTTCTTCCTTGTACCTCACTGGGTTGGGAAACGCTTTATTGTTAGGATTTTTGGCTGATACATTTTGCTTCTAGCACCACCAAATTTCCTGTCTCAAAAGCCGTACAATTTTGCATAACCTTTGATAAAGCTGGAACCTTACCCTGCTGTAAACCTTCTAAAGCATTCCTTGTGATTTTCGTTATTGGATCATTTGGCACTTTGGAAGATAAATACTGCCGCAACCACCTATCTTGTTGAAGATATTCTGCTGTAAACGCGCCTTTCTCTAAGAGAAAAAAATCAACTCCGTATTTTTGAATCAAATTCTGAACATCCGCTAAATTTGAGCTATATTGAGCGCGAATTAAATCAGCCAGTCGTTGACGAAATTGACGATAATAGCCGACATGGTAGGCGATCGCATATTCGCCACTTACTAAAATAGGACGTTGAGAAAAGCTTGGTATATTCGTTGCTTCTCCTGCTAAAGATGCTATGAGAGTATCTTTAGGTTGCTGCTGAAAGAATTGATACAAAGGCGGAACTTGACCAACAATGTAACTATTCCTAGGAAAGCTATTTTGCCAAAATAAATTAGGATAAAAAACTATAATTACCCCAATTAAGGCTGTTGCACCAAAGGTCAAAAGCTTTTGTTTACTGCTATTTTTTAAAACTGCATCTAATATAAGTGTCAGAACCACTGCTGTGGCTAAAGCAAATACAATCTTAAAACTATGCACTGTGAAGCGGCTGGGAAGATACAATTTGAAAAGCAAAATATGAGCAGCAAAAAATAGAAATAACGAAACTACTACCAAATGTAGCAATATTGAGATATGATTACGTACCTGTTTAGCTAAAGGAAAGCGAGATTTAAATCGCAATAATAGCGGTAAAAATAATCCTAAAATGACTATCGGTGGGTTAAACGATATCCTAATTCCAGAACGACTAGCGCTCAACCAAAACCTTATTGGGTTGTCGTCTCGAAAAAAGCTCATTCGTCCTGATGGCATAAATTCTGGTAAAATTCTCGCTTCCCTAACAGAAATTAAGGAACCAAATAGGGATGATTCTAAGGAATAAGGCAAGAGAACTGCTAATCCTACTACTAATCCCAGTCCACAAAATAAATAATCGTTACGTTGTTGAGAAAATCGCGGTAAACCTCTGTCAAACTTGAAAATTTGCAGAATCAGGATACCCACACATATCAAAACAAATCCTGGATAAAACAGCCCCAGGATTGCTAGAGATATCAGGCATGGTAACAATGCTCGCTGTAAAAAATAGTAAGTAAAAGCAAAAAATAATGGATATAAAAAAGCTCTAGATGTAGCTGAAATCAAATCATCGGCAAGCCATAATCCTTGATTCATCAACAAGGTGCCGATAAACCCTGTGACTGGTAATGGCAAGATTTTTAGACAAACACCAAAACAGTAGATAGTTGTAATGACTCCTAGTAAGATTGGTAGGGTTTTACTTAAAAAAAATGGTTGAAATCCTATTAATGTTAGGGCTTGGTAAAAAGCTTTATATCCAGGTGGTGAAATCGATTGAAAATAATCAGTAATTAAATCTTGGGGAAAAAGTTCAGGGTCTACAAATCGCTGCATCCAAAAAATATGCTGTCGTGCATCATCCTGAATGATATACTCATGCCCAAAAGCTGGCAATATTGCTTGGACGCCATACACCGTCGCCACTGTTATGCTTAAACTCAACCAAAACATCATATTGAATTTTGTTTTTTTGAAGAGCAGCGCTGTCACAAGTTGATGTATATTTGTTATCTTCATTACCGTTTATTCTTAGTTATTAAAATTAAAAAAATAACATTATTTTTCAAAGTTTACGCTTCGTAGTTTACATTAAAAAAGTCAAGTAAACTAAATATTATAAATTATGAATTTAATTGACCAACTTAATTTTCTTTTCATAACAATGAACAATAAATCATAGTAAACTACAGAAACACTCTGCCAAAATAAGTCATGCAGGAAGACACGCGAACAGGTAAGGAAGCTTCACTAAATTTTCAAATGGCAACGGTTGTCTGTCCAGCTTTTTCGCTTGTCATACCTGTATATAACGAAGAAAAAAGCATTACAGCCGCACTGAACAATTTACGCTCTATCCTTGAACTGGCAGATTGTGATTATGAAATTATTGTGGTTAATGATGGCTCTACGGATACCACAGGTGATCTCCTGTGTTCTTACATTGACATTCGTGTCATTGAACACAGTAGGAATAGGGGATATGGTGCAGCCCTAAAAACGGGCATTCGTCAAGCAAAGTATCCCATAATTGCAATTACTGATGCTGATGGAACTTATCCAAACGAGCATATCCCCGAATTGGTTGCTCTAACTGCTGATGCTGATATGGTTGTCGGAGCCAGGATAGGTAGTAAAGTCCACTACTCTAATTTGCGGAAAATACCTAAATGGTTTCTGGTGCGCTTTGCAGAATGGATTACAATGAGGAGCATTCCAGATTTAAATAGTGGGTTAAGAGTATTCCGTAAAAGTGTTGTTGAGGAATTTCTCAACATTCTACCTGATAGCTTCAGCTTCACGACCACGATTACAGTAGCGATGCTCACCAATCATTACGTAGTTCATTACGTACCAATTAACTATCATCATCGCGTTGGTAAAAGCAAGATTAAGCCATTTCAAGATACATTACGATTTGTACAGCTGATCTTGCGAACGGGCGTGTATTTTGCTCCCTTAAGAGTCTTCTTGCCTGTAGCTGGTTTATTTTTTAGTGGTTTTTTAATTACTCTGTATCAAGATATTTTTATCCGGCGCGATTTGACGGAGCGCACACTAATTCTGTTTGTCGCTGCTACTCAATTGGGAATGTTTGCTCTGTTAGCTGACATGATTGACAAGCGCAACGGACGTAACTGACTTCATCAGAACCTGACAAGTAGTCCTTGCCAATCACTAAAATAGTGCTGTAGTATTGATATTACGCACGCTAAGTTTTTAGGATAAATGGTTTATAAACCCAACAAGTCCCAAGATTTGGAGTCGTGGCAGCAAGTTCGCGCACCCTACGGTGTAGGCTACCGAATCAAACTTCTCTCACAACTTCTCGCTCGCAAGTTTACTGAGCGTTTGGAGCCGTTTGGATTAACCCCCTTTCACTGGGTAGTTCTGTGCTGTTTGTGGGAGGAAGATGGTTTACCCACTTCCAGCATTGGGGAAAAACTGCAACAGGTGGGCGGTACGTTAACTGGCGTATTGGATAGAATGGAAGAACGCGGATTGATTCGTCGAGAACGAGACTGTCGCGATCGCCGCATCTGGCGTATTTGGCTAACGGATGCGGGTAAAGAATTGGAAACAGCCTTACCACCCATTGCCGTAGAAATTCGCGAGCAAGCCATGAGTGGTATTTCCTATGCTGAACGCGAACAATTTTCCCAACTTCTCAATCAGGCAATAAATAACTTATCGTAGAATCACCCAATCGGGTGAGGCGCTTTTCGAGTTTTTATTAAAAAATATTACGTGTTCTAAGTATTTACAGAAGTTAGCGTGCAAGTCAAGTATTACGAGGGAATAGGGAACAGGGTGTGGGCAAAAATTTGTCATCCATACCCTGTAACCTGTTCCCTCTTACCTCTTCCAAAAGCAGTGGTATCCCACTCCACCTGTGGAGTGGGGTTTGGTATGAGGTCAGATGATATCTATGAAAGGATATGGAATTGGTATAAACTAAGGCTTTAATGAACTCACACACGAGAAAGAGACCACTGTTACCAGCACTAAAGTCACGAAACTACCGACTGTTTTTTGCTGGACAAGGTATTTCCCTAATTGGATCTTGGATGACACAAATTGCCACTATTTGGCTGGTTTATGACTTAACTAAATCACCAATAATGCTGGGGTTTGTGGGATTTTCCAGTCAAATTCCCAGCTTTTTTCTTGCTCCCTTTGGGGGAGTGTTCGTGGATCGCTTTTCCCGTTATCGCACCATAATTGGTACGCAATTACTGTCAATGATTCAGTCGTTGATGCTAGCATTGTTGGCGTTTACTGGCGTGATTCAGATTTGGCACATCATTGGCTTGAGTTTGTTTCAAGGATTTATTAATGCCTTTGATGCACCAGCAAGACAAGCATTTGTGCCAGAGTTAGTGGAACAAAGAGACGATTTAGCAAATGCCATTGCTATCAACTCCACAATGTTCAATGGTGCGCGGTTAATTGGTCCGGCGATTGGAGGTTTGTTAATTGCTAGCATTGGTACAGCTTACTGTTTTTTGATTGATGGTTTAAGCTACATTGCTGTAATTTTTGCTTTATTGGCAATGAAAGTGAAGCCGTGGAGAATCACGGTTATTGATACTAATCCCTTGCAGAGAATTAAAGAGGGATTTGAGTACGCCTTTGGCTTTCCACCAATTCGTGTCATCTTGTTACTATCAGCCTTAGTTAGCTTGATGGGAATGCAATATACAGTACTCGTACCGATTTTTGCAGAAGAAATCTTAAAAGGCGGCGCACAAACTCTAGGTTTTTTGATGGCTGCATCGGGAGTCGGAGCGCTATCAGGTGGAATTTATTTAGCGACACGACAAACAGTAGTCGGACTTGGTAGATTGATTGCCTTAGCTCCAGCTATTTTGGGCATTGGTTTGATTGCGTTTTCTTTGTCGCGCTTCCTGCCATTTTCTTTGTTGGCAATGCTGTTGGTTGGTTGGGGGACAATCATCCAAGTTGCTGGAAGCAACACAGTTTTACAAACAATTGTTGAAGATGACAAACGCGGACGAGTGATGAGTTTTTTCACTATGTCATTTTTAGGAATGATACCCTTTGGCAATTTGTTAGGAGGTGCATTGGCAGAGCGTATTGGTGCTACCAATACATTAATTATTGATGGTATTGCTTGTATTTTGGGGTATATATTTTTCTCGAGACAGTTACCAGGTTTAAGAAAATTGGTACTCGTAATTTATGAGCAAAAAGGTATCTTAACAAGTGCGAAACACTAAAGTATGAATTGCTACTGATACGCCAAAGTTCATGCAATTGCGATGGCGCAAAGTGCCCCCCGAGGCGATTGGGCGAAGCCCAGACGGCTTCGGCGTATCACATTGCTTCAGTTTTTCGGAACACTAGAATCAAGATGTGAAGCTATACCTTGGTGATACTATCCATGGTGCTTCGATGGCAATTTTGCAAAACAGTTTAAATAGCCTCATTCTTACAGGTTTACTTTTTATCGGTCCTGCTGATACAAATACTTTCGTTCGCGCCCAATCGCCCCAAACATCCACTTTCTACTCAAGTGAAAGGATTCTCACTAAAGATGAGTTGTACTTTGGCTTATCCAAACCTGGAGGGAAGATGGTCTCTGAGGTTGAGTGGCAGCTATTTTTGAACCGTGTGATTACACCTCGGTTTCAAGAAGGATTAACTGTGATGGATGCCTACGGGCAGTACCTTAACAGTTCTGGCAAACTGACAAGGGAAAAGACTAAAGTAGTCATTCTGATTTATGAAAACAGTTCAAATAGAAATCAGATGATTGAAGAGGTGATAGCAAGCTATAAACAAAAATTTCAACAGGAATCAGTTCTACGGGTAAATACCAATGTCAGGTTATCTTTCTGAATTTAGTTTTGTCGCTTTTAACAACAATATTTGCTCTGTTTTTTTTATTTGCTCTTGGTTAAAGGCAGCTTGCTTAAGATGACTTAAAAAATTTCTATTGCTATACCTGGAATCTAAGTTAATGGCTTGGGTATAAACTTTTTTTGCGGTCTCTTTGTTACCACTATCCCAATAGGCGATCGCACTAGCAACCAAAGGATGAGGATTATTTGGTTCAAGAATAGCAGCACGGTTAGCAGTTACAATAGCCAAGTTATAAATTTGTAACCGATGCAATGCTAAACTTAAGTTAAAATAAGCAATTTCGTTATCTGGCTTGAGAATTGCTGCCCAAGTATGAACCAATACTGCTGCTGTTAAGTTGCTATCAACAAGATAGACAATTCCTAAAGCATTGTAAGCAGGAACATACAATGGCTTTTGATATATTGCTTCCCATAAAGATTGTGCTGCTGCTTGCTCATTTCCTGCTAAATGCAATGTCCAACCTAAATTAACTCGGCCCATAATATTTTCAGGTTCGAGTTTTACGGATTTTTGCATTGCGGTAATGGCTTCAGAATACCGCCCTTGTTGACGATAGAATAGTCCTAATTGTCGATAGTCACCAGCTTGATTGGCAGCTTTAGCTAAAGGTGTACCAACAAAAGTCAAAAATAAAGATGCACAAATTCCATTAATTATCCTTGCTTTTGCTAATTTCAACACCTTCATTCAATCTCCTTTGTGGAGTAAGATACTTTGGGGATGTTCTTGCAGGTTTTTCGCGCCAGTTCGCACAACGGGGGGAACCCCCGCAAGTGACTGGCTCACAAATGTCCCGTCGGAGTCCGGCAACTGCTTATGGTCGGGTAAAGTTAATATCGAGTCGGTAGCTGTAGTGACAGAAGTCATAGGCTTCACCTGGCATCTATCTGACTTTTATTGTAATCCTCGCATCTGTTACAGCTGGCAATACTCATGCCATAGACATTTTGTTCTATATCCACACAGGTATGCTTTGTTTTGTACCACCTCAGATTTCTAGCCTAAGGATGATTTTCGTTCACCCAGATACTCCACCATTAGCTATCCCACGTCTTTCTATCAGCACATTCAATTGCCAAAAACTTGCTGAATCCTTCACAATTTGTTACAAAAATACAGAGAACTTCTATAAACTTAAACTCGAATGTTAGGCGGACTTACTGGTTTAACAGATCCTAAAGGCACTGACTGGGGAGAGCGGATGCTCAATACCGTCGCCAGCCAAACGATTCGCCACTTGTTCACTCAAAGCGAGTCAGTGGAAGTCTCTGTGCGATGCTATCCCTCTAGCAAACTCTTGCAAGGTAGTATCGATAGCTTCAAAATGACAGGTCGTGGCTTAGTTATCCGCAGAGACTTTGCAGCCGAGGAAATTTCTATAGAAACTGATGCCGTTGCTATTGACTTTAGCTCCGTTTTGAGCGGTAAGCTGCGCCTGAAGCAACCTACTCAAGCTATTGCTCAAGTCGTCCTATTAGAAGCAGGCATTAACCAATCTTTTAAAGCAGAATTGGTAAAAAAGCGTCTGGAAAATCTTACTGTACCTGAATTAACAGCATTATCTGGCGGTCAACCAGTCTCTTTTCCCGAAATTCAGGTACAGTTACTGCCTCAAAATCGATTACGGGTTATAGCCAAGGCAGATTTAAACAATGATGAACTTGTTCCGCTGTATATGACCGTAACTATAGGTATTGAACGGCGGCGACGTATTAGTTTTAAAGACCCAGAAATTGAACTTGACCAAGTACCAGAAGCACAACGGGAGATTTCACAAACCTTGAGTCTAGCACTGGCAGAAATTTTAGATAATATGGTGGACTTAGACCGTTTTGACTTAGATGGGGTAAAAATGCGCCTTAACCGTTTAGAAACAGAGGGTCAACGCCTGATTTTTAGTGGTTATGCAGAAATTGAGCGTATTCCTAAAAATCCCTAGTTTCTTATTTAACTTCTTGCAAAAATCAGGTTCTTTATAAATTTGACTTCTCAAAAGGTTTACCCGTCCCATTTGATGAAGGCAGGACTTCCAAAATAGCATTCCCAGGCATAACCTG
The sequence above is a segment of the Mastigocladopsis repens PCC 10914 genome. Coding sequences within it:
- a CDS encoding class I SAM-dependent methyltransferase, with amino-acid sequence MPLRPEERNKLDSTDDKLFYEYPRFVTHVDEGFIQQLTDLYRDRLKPNTRIFDIMSSWVSHLPEEMAFAHVEGHGLNAEELARNPQFNHYFVQNLNENPQLPLLDQDFDAVLNCVSVQYLQYPEAVFSEMHRILKPGGVAIISFSNRMFFQKAIEAWREGTEASRVELVKGYFCAVPGFTSPEVIARQSTLPNFLQWIGAAGGDPFYAVIAYRND
- a CDS encoding ArnT family glycosyltransferase — protein: MLYKLQFLHPIRLFIGVLRAFPQVTLLIWILPLLLFSSGQDSLMAHDEGLYAWRARFMIDSSDWVHPWSTPHHKTPGAYWLVASFYTLFGISEASGRLPSMITGILSVLLVYEIGKIILGKKVAWLAAAILSVEFLWLQYCRLGTPDVPMIFLVLLAIWSLLKAELQPKYRFAWCFLVGFSFGLGFLVRSFVIFLPMIALLPYLIGEHRRHRHLTNPMLYFGFVVGLIPTFIWLWLNWLRYGDASLVKLINFVINLGSGERHHNGLEFYFWNLPLKAFPWVFFSVFGLFLVIRRPIPRYQLILIGYPLVLFTELSFFSTRLSHYSLSLYPFIALLAAVGLNSLGKIYQDVETLHATSLQKIKRNLSYGFAVFSILLLIVGILAFVGGDAQVRKYAPLALALGLGWLILPLVWIAHYHLGKNLSSRYWLAGWLVPAWITLAAAGSSGFLGDYNPEIKTFLQQPAIAQVLHSSPINFVDIRGKTDVLLKFYTPHHGKRLKLSKLPASGYAWISHKQMANISQPHRVVGTVETVSLVQLLD
- a CDS encoding MarR family winged helix-turn-helix transcriptional regulator: MVYKPNKSQDLESWQQVRAPYGVGYRIKLLSQLLARKFTERLEPFGLTPFHWVVLCCLWEEDGLPTSSIGEKLQQVGGTLTGVLDRMEERGLIRRERDCRDRRIWRIWLTDAGKELETALPPIAVEIREQAMSGISYAEREQFSQLLNQAINNLS
- a CDS encoding DUF3574 domain-containing protein, with the protein product MAILQNSLNSLILTGLLFIGPADTNTFVRAQSPQTSTFYSSERILTKDELYFGLSKPGGKMVSEVEWQLFLNRVITPRFQEGLTVMDAYGQYLNSSGKLTREKTKVVILIYENSSNRNQMIEEVIASYKQKFQQESVLRVNTNVRLSF
- a CDS encoding glycosyltransferase family 2 protein produces the protein MQEDTRTGKEASLNFQMATVVCPAFSLVIPVYNEEKSITAALNNLRSILELADCDYEIIVVNDGSTDTTGDLLCSYIDIRVIEHSRNRGYGAALKTGIRQAKYPIIAITDADGTYPNEHIPELVALTADADMVVGARIGSKVHYSNLRKIPKWFLVRFAEWITMRSIPDLNSGLRVFRKSVVEEFLNILPDSFSFTTTITVAMLTNHYVVHYVPINYHHRVGKSKIKPFQDTLRFVQLILRTGVYFAPLRVFLPVAGLFFSGFLITLYQDIFIRRDLTERTLILFVAATQLGMFALLADMIDKRNGRN
- a CDS encoding MFS transporter, with translation MNSHTRKRPLLPALKSRNYRLFFAGQGISLIGSWMTQIATIWLVYDLTKSPIMLGFVGFSSQIPSFFLAPFGGVFVDRFSRYRTIIGTQLLSMIQSLMLALLAFTGVIQIWHIIGLSLFQGFINAFDAPARQAFVPELVEQRDDLANAIAINSTMFNGARLIGPAIGGLLIASIGTAYCFLIDGLSYIAVIFALLAMKVKPWRITVIDTNPLQRIKEGFEYAFGFPPIRVILLLSALVSLMGMQYTVLVPIFAEEILKGGAQTLGFLMAASGVGALSGGIYLATRQTVVGLGRLIALAPAILGIGLIAFSLSRFLPFSLLAMLLVGWGTIIQVAGSNTVLQTIVEDDKRGRVMSFFTMSFLGMIPFGNLLGGALAERIGATNTLIIDGIACILGYIFFSRQLPGLRKLVLVIYEQKGILTSAKH